A region of the Planctomycetia bacterium genome:
ATGAATTGACCCGCCTGACCCAGCCATCGATCCAACACGTCGAAATGGTTCGCGATGAGGCGGTGCGTCCGGAGCGAGATGACCAGGCCGGGAAGTAGCTGACAGGAGGACAAGGTATGAAGCGCTGCTTGGCGACCTTGCTTATTCTCTACGGCCTGGCCGATTCGTCGAATGCCGCCGTGATTCACGTCCGCCCAAAATTGGCGGCGGTACTAAAACCGGATTTCACTCCGGCGGATTCGTCGGCCATCAAGTCGATTCAGCCGCTGGAAGCGGTCCGCTTGCGACCGAGCGCTGCTAAGTACGTCTTGCAATTCGACTATTTGATGACGATTGAAGACCTGGTCGATGGCCAACTTGGCTTCGGCAATGTGGTGTGCAATATCGACTTGGACGGTGTTCAACAAGCGATGGAGTATCCCGGTTGGGTGCCCGATGGTCCGCCGCCCTTTGATCTCGATAGCGAGCGGCCAGGCGGACTCGTGCCCAAATGGGACAGCAATAGGGACGCGGGCCTGATTGGTGCGGACCTGAAACTCATCCTGATTGAGTCGAACCCGAAAGGTTTCTTTACAGGCAATCCACCGGGGACGGACTGGTCAACGGATCCGCGACTGTCGCTTGGAATTGCGCCGTACTTCGGACCGCACCTCGAAGGCGAATACATTGGCTCAACGTTTCTCGAAATCCCCGGCACGCCCGGAATTGCAGGCCTGGTGACAGCGACCGTCCTCGAGGGCAGTACGTTCAATGCGGAATTGCTGCTGAGCGCTGTCGGCACCACCGGCGGGCCGCCCGCTAATTTCACTATCGAGATTGTGCCGGAGCCGAGCAGCCTTGGGCTGCTGAGCACGGGCGCGGCGATACTGCTTGTCGGATGCTACCGATGGCGACGGTGCCCCTTACGGACTGTGTAAGAGCGACGCTCCCGCATAATCCACCCACTCCCTGGATTTCCGATTCCGCCCGCCCGTGTTGCTGTCTCGGTCGAGGGCAGGCGTCAGCGTTCGCTTGAATCGTCTTTGCCCTGCATTCTTCTCTTCATGGCGAGGGCAGTCGCATGTCGCGAATCTTCGGGGCGTCGTTGGCTTTCTGTGTGCTCACAAGTCTGGCGCAAGTTCGGGCCGGACAGATCTACTTCACCGATCCTGGCTATGGCGATCAGGTCAGTCGCATTCGCACCGACGGGACCGATTTAGACCCGATTGTCACCTTCCCCACGATTGCCGATCCCCGGGCCTTGGCCATCGATCGGGCGAATGGTCGCGCGTTCTTTTCGTCTGGCAGCACGCTGCAACGCATCAATCTAGACGGCACGGGGCTCACCAGCTTGGGACCGGCCGGCGGTTCCGTGCCGTCGGACATCGTGCTCGATATGTCCGCGGAAAACATGTACTGGTCCGTCGAAGGAACGGCCGGGATCAAGCGGGCGACGCTGGACGGCGCCGGAGCGACCACGCTGGTCTCCCAGGGTATCCTGGATGCGCTCGTGGGCGTCGATCCACTCGTCCGCGCGGATGACGTACATAGCATCGCCCTGGACCGGATCGGCGGGCGCATTTATTGGTCCAATGGGCGGCATCTCAATTCGATGCCGGCTGGTGGCGCGTCTGGCCCATCCGACGCGGTTCATCATTTCGAACTCGCTGGGCCCGGCGAAATCAACAAGATCAAATTGGACCTGGAATCGGGCGGCGTGTTTTGGACGAATGCGACTGGCAGCCTGGTGCAGAAGTCATCGCTGTCCGGCGGCGATCAGACGACGCTGGTCAGCCGCGGTTTCGGACGTCCCGCGGGTCTGGCGATCGATTTCAACGCCGGCCAGTTGTACTTCGGCGACACGTTGGGCACCAACGGACGCGGACAAATCCTGAGCGCGGACATCGACGGCGGCAAAGCCGTGCTTGTCTACGATTCCTTTTCCACGCTGTTCGCGCCGGCCGACCTGGAATTCGGACCCGGCGCTGTGCTCGCCGGCGATACCAACGACGACCAGCGGGTCGACATTGTCGACCTTAATCACGTCCGCAATAACTTTGGACGCGTCGGCGACGGTCTCGCTGGCGACGTGAACGACGATCAACAGGTGGGCATCGACGATCTGAACAGCGTACGCAACAACTTCGGCGCCGGCTCGATCACCCCCGTCCCAGAGCCAGCGACAATCGCCTTGGGGATCGTCGGCCTGGTCGCTGCCATCGCGTCGGCGCGCCGGCGTGCGTGATAACTGAGGGTCCTACACGCCCCTGCCGGCGGAGGATCAAGACATGCACATCCTGCTGGCGTCGGATTTCAGTGGATTGGCGATGGCCAATCTCTTCGTGTGGGCCATGATCGTCACCGGTTGCCTGGTGGCGGGTTTGATCGTCGCCAGCGTGCTGGCGGCGATCAACAAGAACCGCGCGTACTGGTTCACGGGCCCGCTGTTCGGCGCAATCGCTTTCGCCATCGGCTGGCTGGTGCGCAGCTTAGGCTGGTAGGACAAGTTGCTAAGGCGCCACGCGCGAAGTTCGTCGCCAACTCATCAGGCGGCGCGCGACAGCAAAAGCTCGTTCGCTCCAGCCAGGAGTATTCTGCCGAGCGCACAGGCGTTCGACGTTTTCGGCCAGATCCAGGGCGTCTTCGTTGTAGCGGCCGAGAGGCTCATCGCCCTGGAAGAACACCAGGGCGTCGTCGAGCGAGCGCTCGACATGCAGCATCGTCTTGGCGTGTGGGCCATTCACTTGGGAGAACTCCCGATTGACGAGCGAATGCATGCTCCATGCACACAGTTTGGCAACGCAATCTGCCCCCGCACTGAATATTACGCGGAGGGCCGCCAAATGCATATCTCAATTCACCGGTATCGCCTGGTTTTCCTAGGTTTCCGTCGTTGCGAACCATCTCTTCCGTCAGGTTTCACTGATTGCTATAGTCCCGCCGCTTTCCGGCGTCTCCGCATCCTCCCCGGGTCACGAATCCGATGCGCAAGTGCTTGCCAACTCTATTGTTATCACTCGCGCTCGCGGGCTGCGCGAAGGACGATATTCCGGATCTGTTCGAATTCCTGCCGGCCGTGGGGCCATTCGCGGAAAAGAACACCTCAGGAATTAAGACTCCCTCCGAACGAATGGAAGACCTCCGCGCGCAAGCCGCGTTAGGGAAGTCCCGAACGGCGGACGAGCGCGCGCAGTTTGCCTCGCAATGGGCTCAAGCCCTGCCGAACGAAACTGATCCACTTGTCCGCTGCGAAGTCGTGAAGGCGCTCGGCGCGAACGCCTGCCCGATGGCGGCGCAGTCGTTGCGGCAAGCGATGCAAGATCCCGATGCAGAAGTGCGCATCGCTTGCTGCGATGCCTGGGGCGCATACGGCGGCGTGGAGGCCGTCCAGGTGCTCTCCGGCCTGGTGGAAAGCGATGAAAATCTCGATGTGCGCATGGCGGCGGTTAAGGCGCTCGGCACGACCGGCGAAAGCAGCGCGGTGCAGGCCTTGCAGCCGGCGCTGGAGAGCGACGACCCCGCGATTCAGATCACAGCAGTCGAATCGATGCGTTCCGTCTCCGGGCGTAACTTCGGCAATGACGTGAACGCTTGGCGCGAGTACGCCTCGGGCCGGGAACCGCAGGTGGAATCGCCGAGTCTCACCGCCCAACTCTGGGGCTGGTGGAAATAATGCCACGCGCGGCGCTCGTGCATTCTGTGTTTCAATCCATGTGGTTTCGACTTTCGCGTGGCGGCGCGATCTTCGTACTGATCGGATTGTTGACGTTGGCCGTCGGCGCACCCGCGTGGAGCGACGATCCCGACCAAGAAGATCAGCCCAATGCGCTCGACGAGGCCGTGGAGTCGCTGCTAATCGATCCCAAGTTCTCCGCCGAGTTGTTCAAGGATCAACGCGCCCCGCAAAAGACGCTTCCCGATGACGAGGAAGCGGTGGCCGGCGACGGCGGCAGCATGCCGGCCGTCGCCGAAGATGCGGAAGAAACCGAGGAAGCGCCGGATAAGGCGTCCGTCGAGTCCACTGCGCCCGCAGTGGACGCGCTCAAGAAAAAAGTCCGCACGGCTCTCGGCGTCTACTATCGCCGGCATCTCAACACGCGCGATCACACGCCGTGGGAGATGTTTCATCAGATCATCGCCTTCGGCCCTGAGACTTTGGTACACAAAGGCGGACCGCAAGGCGAAAAAGTCGACGCCGTCCGCTGGCTTTGCGACAACAAGCCTTCGCGCGGCATGCAGTTGATGCACCTGGAGCGGGGCAAAATGGCCCTCCGCCGCGCGAAAGGCGTGCAGGGTCATTACGGCCAGTTTCTGGCGATTCTCGCGCAACGCGACATCCCGCGCGATTTTCCGATCGTAGTCGAAGGGCGCAAATTCACTGTCGAAGACCTGATCCGCACTGAGCAGCGCACCTGCCGCGCCGGCGAAGAGCTGACGTTCAAGCTGATGGCCTTCATGCACTACCTCGAACCCGGCGCCAAGTGGAAAAACGACCGCGGCGAAACTTGGACCATCGAACGCGTGCTGCGCGACGAAATTGGCTCGCCGATTCGCGGCGCAGCCTGCGGCGGCACGCATCGCCTGATGGGCATCAGCTACGCGGTAAGTCGTCGCAAAGAGTTGGATCAACCGATCGACGGCGAATACCTGCGCGCCGACAAATATCTCCGCGACTACCATCGCTACGCCTTCAGTTTGCAGAACGAGGACGGGTCGTTTAGCACGGAGTGGTTCGCCGGACGCGGCAATCGCGAGCTCAAAGACCGCAAGTTGCAGACCACGGGGCACATCACGGAATGGCTCGCCTACTCCGTGCCCGAGGAGCATCTCGACGATCCCCGCATGGCCAAGGCGATCGACTTCCTGGCCACGTTGCTGCTGGAAGATCGCCGCGCGGAGTGGAAAATCGGCCCCCTCGGTCACGCGTTGCATGCCCTGGCGCTGTACGACGAACGCGTCTTCGTCACCGCCGAAAATGAAGCGTTGCCGATGGCCGATGTAGCCAAGGCGGCCGTCGGCGAAGGTGACAAGGCACTTTCGGACGCCGAACTAGATGCGATCGAGACGGCGAAGAAGTCGGCGGAAATCGACGAGCCCGACGATCAAGACGCCGCGGCATCGACCGAATCCGCGACGCGGAAATAGTCCGCCGCTTACTTGGCGCTCGAAGCTACAGGCGGTTGCGCCACCCCGGTTTGAACTGACCGCGCTTTTGCGGCGGCCTCTACGCCGGGTTCTCCGGACAACAGCAACAGCATGCCGACCGTCAGGAAGACGAGTCCGGAAATATGCCGGGTGTTCAACGTCTCACCCAGCAAGTAGCGGGAGACGAGCGTCACGCAGACGACCCCGGAGGCCAGGTGGAAGCCGGCCATCTGCGCGCCGGTGTACGTGCCGTGCCCGTAGCGCGTAGCGAGCACGTTCAGCACGTACTCGGGCAGGACGATCATCCAACTCAGCCCCAAGGCGACCCAAAAGCCCATGTGCCGGATGCGCAAATGCCCCAGCCAGGCGACGGACATGAACGCTCCGGATAGAGCGATCATCAACGGAACCAACACGGCGCGCATGCGGCGAACTCCTGGACGAGTCGAACTTCGTAGAACCATCATGGGCAGACGTTTCGCCACACCGCAAGGCGCGCCGCGTCGGCCGGGTTGCCGTGCCGCACCGGTCTGGTAGAAACGAAGGGACGGTAACGATTCTCGGCTCAAATAAAGCGTGGGTGAAGGCGTGGCAAAGGTTGCATTTCTCTTTCCGGGACAAGGCGCGCAGTTAGTTGGAATGGGCAAGGCGCTGGCCGAGCAACTGCCGGCCGCGCGGGCGCTGTTCGATCGGGCGAATGCGCTGCTGGGTTATGACCTGGCACAACTCTGTTTCGATGGACCGCAGGAGAAGCTCGATAGCACCGTGCATAGCCAGCCGGCGTTGTTCGTTTGCAGCCTGGCGGCGCTGGAAAAGTTGCGGTACGATTCGCCCGAAATCGTGGAGCAATGTCAGGCCGCGGCCGGGTTGAGTCTCGGCGAATACACGGCGTTGGTCTTCGCGGGCGTGATGACTTTTGATGACGGCCTCCGCCTTGTCGCCGAGCGCGGCGCCGCGATGCAGGCCGCGGCCGAACTGCGTCCGAGCGGGATGGTCAGCGTGCTCGGTGTGGAGCCAGAACCGCTCGCCGCCATGTGCGACGCGGCGCGGGGCGACGACGTGCTGCAAATCGCCAATCTGCTCTGTCCCGGCAATATCGCCATCAGCGGCGGCGCGGCGGCGCTTGATCGATTCGTCGCCCAGGCCGAGCAGGATGGCGTGCGCTACGTCCGGCTATCCGTCGCGGGCGCTTTTCACACGGCGATCATGCAGCCGGCGGTGGAGCGCCTCACCAAAGCACTTCGCGACGTGACGATGAGCGCGCCGCGAATCCCGGTCGTTTCCAACGTCGACGCGCTACCGCACGACGATCCGGAAGCAATCCGCGCGCTGCTCGTCCGGCAGGTCGTCAGCGCAGTCCATTGGGAAGACAGCTTGCGCTATCTCATCGCCCAGGGACACGATCCGTTCTACGAACTCGGCCCCGGCCGCGTACTCCGCGGGCTGCTGAAGCGAATCGACCGCAAGCTGGCCTGCGAGGGAGTGGGGGAATAGCCGGCGAAACCTGGGTGGCTTGAACGACGGTGGGAGGCGTCTCCGACGCCGATGGATTCGGCACTTCTCACAACAGGCGCCCGAAGCTCAATGCCCGCACCGTTGGCATCGGCGTCTGAGACGCCTCCCACAGCCAAGCACCGATCCGCCTTGGTTGGCATGACTGGAGTCTGTCCTTTGCAGCCCGATTTCGGTATCCTGCTCGGTTTTCCGCGAAGTCCTTGAACTGCGTTGCCTGCCATGCCTGAACCAGCCAGCGGTGAATTGCGTGTCGATCTTTCCGGGCAGATTGCCCTCGTGACCGGAGCCTCGCAAGGGATCGGGAAAGCGATCGCTCTGGAGCTCGCGCGGGGGGGCGCCACGGTGGTCTGCGTCGCGCGGAATGTGGAAAAGCTGGAAGCCACCGCCTCGGCGATTCGAGAAGCAGGCGGTACGGCCGAGGTGATGGCCTGCGATGTAACCAGCGGCGAGAAGGTTGGGGCCCTGATCGACGACGTCGCGGAACGGCTCGGCGGCTTGCACATCTTGGTCAACAACGCCGGCATTACCCGCGATACGCTCTTGCCGCGGATGACGGACGAGCAGTGGGACGACGTGCTGAATACCAATCTGCGCGGCACGTTTCTGTTCACCCGCGCTGCGACGCGCGTGATGATGCAGGCCCGCTACGGGCGGGTGATTAACATTTCCAGCGTGTCCGGCTTGATGGGCAATCCGGGGCAAGCGAATTATTCCGCGTCAAAGGCCGGCATGATCGGCTTCACGCGGACCGTGGCGCGCGAGCTGGCGGGGCGCAAAGTGACGGTCAACGCCGTAGCGCCAGGCTTCATCGCCAGCGACATGACGGAGAAGCTGGGCGAGGCGATTCTCGAAGAAGTGAAGAAGCGGATTCCCGCCAAACGGATTGGTACGGCCGAAGACGTGGCGGCGGCCGTGTTATTTCTGGCCAGCAAAGGAGCCAGTTACATCACGGGACAGGTAATCACGGTCGACGGGGGGATGACTGCGTAAGGGAAATGGCGACGGCAGAATGACGAACGATGATTTGGAGAAGCGAATCGTCATTCTGCATTCATAATGCGGAACCCATTG
Encoded here:
- a CDS encoding PEP-CTERM sorting domain-containing protein (PEP-CTERM proteins occur, often in large numbers, in the proteomes of bacteria that also encode an exosortase, a predicted intramembrane cysteine proteinase. The presence of a PEP-CTERM domain at a protein's C-terminus predicts cleavage within the sorting domain, followed by covalent anchoring to some some component of the (usually Gram-negative) cell surface. Many PEP-CTERM proteins exhibit an unusual sequence composition that includes large numbers of potential glycosylation sites. Expression of one such protein has been shown restore the ability of a bacterium to form floc, a type of biofilm.), giving the protein MKRCLATLLILYGLADSSNAAVIHVRPKLAAVLKPDFTPADSSAIKSIQPLEAVRLRPSAAKYVLQFDYLMTIEDLVDGQLGFGNVVCNIDLDGVQQAMEYPGWVPDGPPPFDLDSERPGGLVPKWDSNRDAGLIGADLKLILIESNPKGFFTGNPPGTDWSTDPRLSLGIAPYFGPHLEGEYIGSTFLEIPGTPGIAGLVTATVLEGSTFNAELLLSAVGTTGGPPANFTIEIVPEPSSLGLLSTGAAILLVGCYRWRRCPLRTV
- a CDS encoding PEP-CTERM sorting domain-containing protein, yielding MSRIFGASLAFCVLTSLAQVRAGQIYFTDPGYGDQVSRIRTDGTDLDPIVTFPTIADPRALAIDRANGRAFFSSGSTLQRINLDGTGLTSLGPAGGSVPSDIVLDMSAENMYWSVEGTAGIKRATLDGAGATTLVSQGILDALVGVDPLVRADDVHSIALDRIGGRIYWSNGRHLNSMPAGGASGPSDAVHHFELAGPGEINKIKLDLESGGVFWTNATGSLVQKSSLSGGDQTTLVSRGFGRPAGLAIDFNAGQLYFGDTLGTNGRGQILSADIDGGKAVLVYDSFSTLFAPADLEFGPGAVLAGDTNDDQRVDIVDLNHVRNNFGRVGDGLAGDVNDDQQVGIDDLNSVRNNFGAGSITPVPEPATIALGIVGLVAAIASARRRA
- a CDS encoding HEAT repeat domain-containing protein — protein: MRKCLPTLLLSLALAGCAKDDIPDLFEFLPAVGPFAEKNTSGIKTPSERMEDLRAQAALGKSRTADERAQFASQWAQALPNETDPLVRCEVVKALGANACPMAAQSLRQAMQDPDAEVRIACCDAWGAYGGVEAVQVLSGLVESDENLDVRMAAVKALGTTGESSAVQALQPALESDDPAIQITAVESMRSVSGRNFGNDVNAWREYASGREPQVESPSLTAQLWGWWK
- a CDS encoding DMT family protein; its protein translation is MRAVLVPLMIALSGAFMSVAWLGHLRIRHMGFWVALGLSWMIVLPEYVLNVLATRYGHGTYTGAQMAGFHLASGVVCVTLVSRYLLGETLNTRHISGLVFLTVGMLLLLSGEPGVEAAAKARSVQTGVAQPPVASSAK
- the fabD gene encoding ACP S-malonyltransferase, with protein sequence MAKVAFLFPGQGAQLVGMGKALAEQLPAARALFDRANALLGYDLAQLCFDGPQEKLDSTVHSQPALFVCSLAALEKLRYDSPEIVEQCQAAAGLSLGEYTALVFAGVMTFDDGLRLVAERGAAMQAAAELRPSGMVSVLGVEPEPLAAMCDAARGDDVLQIANLLCPGNIAISGGAAALDRFVAQAEQDGVRYVRLSVAGAFHTAIMQPAVERLTKALRDVTMSAPRIPVVSNVDALPHDDPEAIRALLVRQVVSAVHWEDSLRYLIAQGHDPFYELGPGRVLRGLLKRIDRKLACEGVGE
- the fabG gene encoding 3-oxoacyl-[acyl-carrier-protein] reductase; translation: MPEPASGELRVDLSGQIALVTGASQGIGKAIALELARGGATVVCVARNVEKLEATASAIREAGGTAEVMACDVTSGEKVGALIDDVAERLGGLHILVNNAGITRDTLLPRMTDEQWDDVLNTNLRGTFLFTRAATRVMMQARYGRVINISSVSGLMGNPGQANYSASKAGMIGFTRTVARELAGRKVTVNAVAPGFIASDMTEKLGEAILEEVKKRIPAKRIGTAEDVAAAVLFLASKGASYITGQVITVDGGMTA